A window of Takifugu rubripes unplaced genomic scaffold, fTakRub1.2, whole genome shotgun sequence contains these coding sequences:
- the LOC101077311 gene encoding histone H1-like, with amino-acid sequence MSAKKVSRARKSGPTARDLVLQAVATSMERKGLSSAALMRILAAQGYDVDRNKARVKTAITSLVKKGALVRTTGAGASACFRMTSKPMVAQRKRPAAKRRAGKKSRRRPKKAKGRKAKRRAGKKPRRRPKKAKGRKAKKTSKRRRKAPKRRRRVVRKASGTKRASAKKAARRRRRRAK; translated from the coding sequence ATGAGTGCAAAAAAGGTTAGCAGAGCGAGGAAATCAGGGCCCACCGCCAGAGACCTTGTCCTTCAAGCTGTGGCCACATCCATGGAGCGCAAAGGCCTGTCTTCGGCTGCCCTCATGAGGATCCTGGCAGCTCAGGGATATGATGTGGATAGGAACAAGGCCCGGGTCAAGACTGCCATTACCTCTTTGGTAAAAAAGGGAGCTTTGGTCCGGACCACGGGCGCCGGAGCTTCTGCGTGTTTCAGGATGACCAGCAAACCAATGGTAGCCCAAAGAAAGAGGCCGGCAGCCAAGAGACGTGCCGGAAAGAAGTCACGCCGCAGGCCCAAGAAGGCTAAAGGTCGTAAAGCCAAGCGACGTGCCGGAAAGAAGCCACGCCGCAGGCCCAAGAAGGCTAAAGGTCGTAAAGccaagaaaacatcaaaacgCCGAAGGAAGGCCCCAAAAAGGCGAAGGAGAGTAGTGAGGAAGGCTTCTGGAACGAAGAGGGCTTCAGCCAAGAAAGCTGCCAGGCGTCGAAGAAGAAGGGCAAAGTAA
- the LOC101068835 gene encoding histone H4 — MSGRGKGGKGLGKGGAKRHRKVLRDNIQGITKPAIRRLARRGGVKRISGLIYEETRGVLKVFLENVIRDAVTYTEHAKRKTVTAMDVVYALKRQGRTLYGFGG; from the coding sequence ATGTCTggaagagggaagggaggaaaaggTCTCGGTAAAGGAGGCGCCAAGCGGCACCGGAAGGTTCTCCGTGATAACATCCAGGGAATCACCAAACCAGCCATCCGCCGTCTGGCTCGCCGCGGTGGGGTGAAGCGAATCTCTGGGCTGATCTACGAGGAGACCCGCGGTGTGCTGAAGGTGTTCCTGGAGAACGTGATCCGTGACGCCGTCACCTACACCGAGCACGCCAAGAGGAAGACCGTCACCGCCATGGACGTGGTCTATGCTCTGAAGAGGCAGGGACGCACTCTGTACGGCTTCGGCGGTTAA
- the LOC115248317 gene encoding histone H2B 1/2-like, whose amino-acid sequence MPEPAKSAPKKGSKKAVTKTAAKGGKKKRKTRKESYAIYVYKVLKQVHPDTGISSKAMSIMNSFVNDIFERIASEASRLAHYNKRSTITSREIQTAVRLLLPGELAKHAVSEGTKAVTKYTSSK is encoded by the coding sequence ATGCCGGAACCAGCCAAGTCCGCCCCCAAGAAGGGCTCCAAGAAAGCCGTGACCAAGACGGCCGctaagggaggaaagaagaagaggaagaccaggaaggAGAGCTACGCCATCTACGTGTACAAGGTGCTGAAGCAGGTGCACCCCGACACCGGCATCTCGTCCAAGGCCATGAGCATCATGAACTCGTTCGTCAACGACATCTTCGAGCGCATCGCTTCCGAGGCCTCTCGTCTGGCTCACTACAACAAGCGCTCCACCATCACGTCCAGGGAGATCCAGAccgctgtcaggctgctgctgcccggggAGCTGGCCAAGCACGCTGTGTCTGAGGGCACCAAGGCTGTCACCAAGTACACCAGCTCCAAGTAG